Proteins from a single region of Desulfosporosinus sp. Sb-LF:
- the trxB gene encoding thioredoxin-disulfide reductase has product MERIYDLIIIGAGPAGLSAGIYAGRSKLDTLIVEKEKDGGQIVITSEIENYPGSIEGETGPSLIERMVHQAEHFGTAKVYDTIVNVELEGEVKKITGKRGEYLAKTVILATGAFPRPIGCPGEKKLVGKGVSYCATCDGALFEDMEIYVIGGGDAAVEEALYLTRFARKVTIIHRRDELRAAKSIQEKAFANPKIAFLWDTVITELKGDGLLESMVVKHVKSGEETEIFAPEEDGAFGVFVFVGFVPLSSLFENKVKMDSGYILTDDEMKTNILGVFAAGDVRKKSLRQVVTAVSDGAIAATQAEKYITQ; this is encoded by the coding sequence GTGGAGAGAATATATGATCTGATTATTATCGGTGCAGGTCCGGCAGGGCTATCAGCAGGTATCTATGCAGGTAGGTCAAAGTTGGATACCTTAATTGTAGAAAAGGAAAAGGACGGAGGACAAATTGTTATCACCTCTGAAATTGAAAATTATCCTGGCAGCATAGAGGGCGAAACCGGTCCATCGCTCATTGAACGCATGGTGCATCAGGCGGAGCATTTCGGTACCGCGAAGGTATACGACACCATCGTGAATGTGGAGCTTGAGGGCGAAGTGAAAAAGATCACTGGTAAAAGAGGCGAGTATCTTGCCAAAACAGTTATTTTAGCCACCGGTGCGTTTCCACGCCCCATCGGCTGTCCTGGGGAGAAAAAGCTTGTGGGGAAGGGTGTATCCTACTGTGCTACCTGTGATGGGGCCTTATTTGAGGACATGGAAATCTATGTAATCGGTGGGGGAGATGCAGCGGTGGAAGAGGCTTTGTATCTTACAAGGTTTGCTCGCAAAGTCACCATTATCCACCGGAGAGACGAACTTCGGGCAGCCAAATCCATACAGGAAAAGGCTTTTGCCAATCCGAAAATTGCCTTTTTATGGGACACGGTTATCACAGAACTTAAAGGTGATGGACTACTTGAGAGTATGGTAGTCAAGCATGTTAAAAGTGGTGAGGAGACTGAAATCTTTGCACCGGAGGAGGACGGCGCCTTCGGTGTGTTCGTATTCGTTGGCTTTGTACCCTTAAGTAGCTTGTTCGAAAATAAGGTCAAAATGGACAGTGGCTACATCTTAACCGACGATGAAATGAAGACTAACATCCTGGGCGTGTTTGCCGCTGGTGACGTACGGAAAAAGTCACTTCGTCAGGTGGTTACAGCTGTGTCTGATGGTGCTATTGCTGCAACACAGGCTGAAAAATATATTACCCAATAA
- a CDS encoding ABC-F family ATP-binding cassette domain-containing protein: MSILNVENVSHGFGGRKILEEVSFRLLKGEHVGLVGANGEGKSTFLDIITGKLMPDKGNVEWSNRVTVGYLDQHTVLEKGKTIRDVLKEAFQGMFDLEAETLELYDRMGSVSESEMNKMLEDVGEIQSILEHNGFYMIDTKIEEIANGLGLGEVGLDKDVTDLSGGQRTKVLLTKLLLQNPSILILDEPTNFLDVEHIEWLKRYLNQYENAFILVSHDVPFMNSVVNVIYHVENANLTRYTGNYEQFMALFETRKVQEIKAYDKQQKEVDRLEDFIARNKARISTTGRAKSRQKQLEKMDLLERPREKIQPKFRFREARSPGKVIFEAKNVVLGYDEPLTRPLDLSLERGQKVAIRGVNGLGKSTLLKTLLGHIPPVSGEVELGDYLYPGYFEQESSRKNAKTALDEVWGEFPGLSNGEVRSALAKCGLTSEHISSKMMVLSGGENAKVRLCKLMLKDVNWLVLDEPTNHLDVEAKAELKKAITDYKGTVLVVSHEPDFYEDWVTDVWNLEEWTTKIV, translated from the coding sequence ATGAGCATATTGAATGTAGAAAACGTTAGCCACGGGTTTGGCGGACGTAAGATTTTGGAAGAGGTTAGCTTTCGCTTATTAAAAGGGGAGCACGTTGGCTTAGTTGGGGCAAATGGGGAAGGAAAATCAACGTTTCTTGATATTATTACTGGAAAGCTTATGCCTGACAAAGGGAACGTTGAATGGTCAAACCGGGTGACGGTCGGTTATCTGGACCAGCATACAGTTTTGGAAAAAGGAAAAACAATCCGCGATGTTCTCAAAGAGGCGTTTCAAGGAATGTTTGATTTGGAAGCGGAGACGTTAGAACTTTACGACCGAATGGGCAGTGTTTCGGAAAGCGAAATGAACAAGATGTTGGAAGATGTCGGGGAAATTCAGAGCATACTAGAACACAATGGTTTTTATATGATTGATACGAAGATTGAAGAAATTGCCAATGGACTGGGTCTTGGCGAAGTCGGTTTGGACAAAGATGTCACGGATTTAAGCGGAGGGCAACGAACAAAGGTCTTACTCACGAAACTTTTGCTCCAAAATCCGAGTATATTGATTCTCGACGAGCCGACGAATTTCTTGGATGTGGAGCATATTGAGTGGTTGAAGCGCTATCTTAATCAGTATGAAAATGCATTTATCCTCGTTTCCCACGACGTGCCTTTTATGAATAGCGTTGTGAACGTTATTTATCATGTTGAAAATGCCAATTTAACTCGCTATACCGGAAACTACGAGCAATTCATGGCTCTCTTCGAAACCCGTAAGGTTCAAGAAATTAAAGCTTACGATAAGCAGCAAAAAGAAGTAGATCGGCTTGAAGATTTTATTGCCCGGAACAAAGCTCGAATTTCAACGACGGGTCGGGCCAAAAGTCGCCAGAAGCAGTTGGAAAAGATGGACCTGCTTGAGCGACCAAGAGAGAAGATCCAACCCAAGTTTAGATTTAGAGAAGCTCGGTCGCCAGGAAAGGTGATTTTCGAGGCAAAGAATGTCGTGTTGGGTTATGATGAACCTTTGACCCGACCCTTAGATTTATCTCTGGAGCGAGGGCAAAAGGTTGCGATTCGTGGGGTCAACGGGTTAGGTAAATCCACCTTGTTAAAGACCTTGCTTGGGCATATTCCGCCGGTTTCTGGTGAAGTTGAACTTGGAGACTATTTATATCCTGGTTATTTCGAGCAGGAATCTAGTCGCAAGAACGCGAAAACGGCGCTGGATGAAGTGTGGGGCGAGTTTCCAGGACTCTCGAATGGCGAGGTGCGTTCGGCCTTAGCGAAGTGTGGTTTGACCAGTGAACACATCTCCAGTAAGATGATGGTGTTGAGCGGTGGAGAGAACGCTAAAGTTCGACTATGTAAACTTATGCTGAAGGATGTAAATTGGCTGGTTCTCGACGAGCCTACCAATCATTTAGATGTTGAGGCTAAGGCAGAACTTAAGAAAGCCATTACTGACTATAAAGGGACAGTGCTTGTCGTTTCCCATGAACCAGACTTCTACGAAGATTGGGTAACGGATGTGTGGAATTTGGAAGAGTGGACCACTAAGATCGTCTAA